A stretch of Mycobacterium sp. ITM-2016-00316 DNA encodes these proteins:
- a CDS encoding glycosyltransferase — translation MARYLLAVSPIRGHVLPMIDIGTGLRELGHDVTLLTGSGFGDLARRAGLPVLALPEDIQIDPPSAAPAVLRRVPAQLRRFWLGRAELDTVFARPLAAEARSLRAALQGDTFDAVLADVTFTGALPLLLQEGPRPPVLVCNVGPLTLSSADIPPFGMAWQPETGVDYRPMTAVAHRVIMRGSQRRFDRALRSAGSRPAPVFISDWPRLADAVVQLSVQEFEYPRSDLPPTVEFVGPVLAAKNKGDRELPEWWSDVQRARAVVHVTQGTFDNTDLDQLISPTLAALGDRDDLLVVVTTARADATLTCPIPANTRVTDWLPYPALMPHVDVMVTNGGYGGVQYALSHGVPLVVAGETSDKAEVAARVDHTGVGVDLGTSMPTAAAIGDAVDRVLCDDRYRAAGRRIQRAIEATTPIDAIANALKRCAA, via the coding sequence TTGGCGCGATACCTGCTTGCCGTCAGCCCGATTCGGGGTCACGTGTTGCCGATGATCGATATCGGGACGGGGCTGCGGGAACTCGGGCACGATGTCACCCTGCTGACCGGCTCGGGGTTCGGCGACTTGGCACGCAGGGCCGGGCTGCCCGTACTCGCCCTGCCCGAGGACATCCAGATCGATCCGCCGTCGGCTGCCCCCGCGGTGTTGCGTCGTGTCCCGGCGCAACTGCGGCGGTTCTGGTTGGGGCGCGCCGAACTGGACACCGTTTTTGCCAGACCGCTTGCCGCGGAGGCCCGTTCTCTGCGTGCCGCGCTGCAGGGTGACACCTTTGACGCCGTGCTGGCGGACGTGACCTTCACCGGTGCGCTACCCCTGCTGCTGCAGGAGGGGCCACGGCCTCCGGTGCTGGTGTGCAACGTGGGACCGCTGACCCTCTCCAGCGCCGACATCCCGCCCTTCGGCATGGCGTGGCAACCCGAAACGGGCGTCGACTATCGGCCGATGACGGCCGTCGCCCACCGCGTCATCATGCGCGGCAGTCAGCGCCGGTTCGACCGCGCACTGCGCAGCGCCGGTTCCCGTCCGGCCCCGGTGTTCATCAGCGACTGGCCCCGCCTGGCCGACGCGGTGGTCCAGCTGTCGGTCCAGGAGTTCGAGTACCCGCGTTCGGATCTGCCACCGACGGTGGAGTTCGTGGGCCCGGTCCTGGCCGCGAAAAACAAGGGAGACAGAGAACTACCGGAATGGTGGTCCGATGTTCAGCGGGCCCGGGCGGTCGTGCACGTCACCCAGGGGACATTCGACAACACCGACCTCGACCAGCTGATCTCGCCGACGCTGGCGGCTCTCGGTGATCGGGACGATCTCCTGGTGGTGGTCACCACCGCGCGCGCCGATGCGACTCTGACCTGCCCCATACCGGCGAACACGCGGGTGACGGACTGGCTGCCGTATCCGGCGCTGATGCCACACGTCGATGTCATGGTCACCAACGGCGGCTACGGCGGTGTGCAGTACGCGCTGAGTCACGGGGTGCCGCTGGTGGTCGCCGGCGAGACATCCGACAAAGCGGAGGTGGCCGCCCGCGTCGATCACACCGGCGTCGGGGTGGATCTGGGCACCTCCATGCCCACTGCCGCCGCCATCGGTGATGCCGTCGACCGCGTTCTGTGCGATGACCGCTACCGGGCGGCGGGACGGCGGATACAACGAGCGATCGAAGCGACGACACCGATCGATGCCATTGCCAATGCGCTCAAGCGCTGTGCTGCGTGA
- a CDS encoding MFS transporter, whose product MTPSLERPTRPQSVIATDPTVRWLAVFALALGGFGIGTTEFVAMGLLPDIAAGFGISEPTAGHVISAYALGVVVGAPTIAALTARVPRRALLLGLMVVFTLGNLASMVAPTYATLVIARFVAGLPHGAFFGIAALAAAHLMGPQNRAKAVAHVLSGLTVATVLGVPIASWLGQGLGWRSAFALVVFIGVLTVIALWFWLPDQLRTMHVTSPLTELGALRRPQVLLAVLVGMIGFGGMFAVYTYISTTMTDVSGLSRTLVPVALMVFGLGMVVGNLVGGRLADISVIRALYLSLGLLGVLLAVFVAAAHNPWTALLVLFGIGAAGSAVGPALQTRLMDVAQDAQTLAAALNHSALNIGNATGAWVGGLVIAAGFGYTAPAAAGAVLAVAGLAVLTVSVLLGRSATPR is encoded by the coding sequence GTGACACCCAGCCTCGAACGCCCCACCCGCCCGCAGTCCGTCATCGCCACCGATCCCACGGTCCGATGGCTGGCCGTGTTCGCGCTGGCCCTGGGCGGTTTCGGGATCGGCACCACCGAATTCGTCGCGATGGGGCTGCTCCCCGATATCGCGGCCGGCTTCGGCATCAGCGAACCGACGGCGGGCCATGTCATCTCCGCCTACGCCCTGGGGGTGGTGGTCGGTGCGCCGACCATCGCCGCGCTGACGGCCCGCGTGCCGCGCCGCGCCCTGCTGCTCGGGCTGATGGTGGTCTTCACCCTCGGCAACCTGGCCAGCATGGTCGCCCCGACCTACGCGACGCTGGTGATCGCGCGGTTCGTCGCCGGCCTGCCCCACGGTGCGTTCTTCGGGATCGCGGCGCTGGCCGCCGCCCATCTGATGGGGCCGCAGAACCGGGCCAAGGCCGTCGCGCACGTGCTGTCCGGTCTGACGGTCGCCACCGTGCTCGGCGTACCGATCGCGTCCTGGCTGGGCCAGGGCCTGGGCTGGCGCAGCGCCTTCGCGCTCGTCGTGTTCATCGGCGTGCTCACCGTCATCGCGCTCTGGTTCTGGCTGCCCGATCAGTTACGCACCATGCACGTCACCAGCCCGCTGACCGAGCTCGGCGCGCTGCGCCGCCCGCAGGTGCTGCTGGCCGTGCTGGTCGGCATGATCGGCTTCGGCGGCATGTTCGCGGTCTACACCTACATCAGCACCACGATGACCGATGTGTCCGGGCTGTCCCGGACACTGGTTCCGGTGGCGCTCATGGTCTTCGGCCTCGGCATGGTCGTCGGCAACCTGGTCGGCGGACGGCTGGCCGATATCTCGGTGATCCGCGCGCTGTACCTGTCGCTGGGCCTGCTCGGCGTGCTGCTCGCGGTGTTCGTGGCCGCGGCGCACAATCCGTGGACCGCGCTGCTGGTGCTGTTCGGCATCGGCGCCGCCGGTTCGGCCGTCGGCCCCGCCCTGCAGACCCGGCTGATGGACGTGGCCCAGGATGCGCAGACGCTGGCCGCCGCGCTGAACCATTCCGCGCTCAACATCGGCAATGCGACCGGTGCGTGGGTCGGCGGCCTGGTGATCGCCGCAGGATTCGGCTACACCGCCCCGGCCGCGGCCGGCGCCGTGCTGGCCGTGGCCGGGCTGGCGGTGCTCACCGTCTCGGTATTGCTGGGCAGGTCAGCTACTCCTCGATGA
- a CDS encoding zinc finger domain-containing protein codes for MDIPQIAGLGPDALALDPDGLREVLAGHGGRIKNVITDQKVIAGIGNAYSDEILHVAKLSPFATANKLSDAQLADLHDAMSSVLTDAVSRSVGQQAATLKGEKRSGLRVHARTGLPCPVCGDTVAEVSFADKSFQYCPTCQTGGKVLADRRMSRLLK; via the coding sequence ATGGACATCCCGCAGATCGCCGGCCTGGGACCCGATGCGCTGGCGCTGGATCCCGACGGGCTGCGCGAGGTGCTGGCCGGTCATGGGGGCCGCATCAAGAACGTCATCACCGATCAGAAGGTGATCGCCGGGATCGGCAACGCCTACAGCGACGAAATCCTGCACGTGGCGAAGCTGTCGCCGTTCGCGACCGCCAACAAACTCTCCGACGCGCAACTGGCCGACCTGCACGACGCGATGTCCTCGGTACTCACCGATGCGGTGTCGCGTTCGGTGGGCCAGCAGGCCGCAACGCTGAAAGGGGAGAAGCGTTCCGGGTTGCGGGTGCACGCCCGCACCGGGCTGCCGTGCCCCGTCTGCGGGGACACGGTGGCCGAGGTGTCGTTTGCGGACAAGTCGTTCCAGTACTGCCCGACATGCCAGACCGGCGGCAAAGTGCTCGCAGATCGCAGAATGTCGCGTCTGCTCAAGTAG
- a CDS encoding diiron oxygenase gives MTASVKTQTTRAEFAERLLKGSVRKSYEPVVDIDWEAPLDPDKFYLPPKVVSLYGTPIWEAMSRAEQIELSRQELVNTLSAGIWFENILNQALLRKMMHQDPTAATTHYELTELGDETRHMVMFGKAIAKVGADPVRPRLYQRIAINALPFAFRGSVLWVAALIGEEIFDSLQRQMMDDDELQPVVQRLMRIHVTEEARHIQFARDGLRKRMPTMSRAKRMWVGNLNGLGGPFFRFLFTNKVQYHRVGLDGRAARRMARRSPHRHQVQIAGFAPLASFLEEVGLMGPIARRMWRRSGFLPGGAVQPAGRAEIEESEDLYDGPATIEGRVSRVRLTGHLDPIDGQYHWQGTVFEALPDDARNPLSITIENRSASARFTERSQQGGYSIAGVGVPPFPR, from the coding sequence ATGACAGCTTCGGTGAAGACACAGACCACTCGCGCGGAGTTCGCCGAACGCCTGCTCAAGGGGTCGGTGCGCAAGTCCTACGAACCCGTCGTGGATATCGACTGGGAAGCGCCGCTGGATCCGGACAAGTTCTATCTGCCACCCAAGGTGGTGTCGCTGTACGGCACGCCGATCTGGGAGGCGATGAGCCGGGCCGAGCAGATCGAACTGTCCCGCCAGGAACTGGTGAACACGCTGTCAGCCGGCATCTGGTTCGAGAACATCCTGAACCAGGCACTGCTGCGCAAGATGATGCACCAGGACCCGACCGCGGCCACCACCCACTACGAACTCACCGAACTCGGCGACGAGACCCGGCACATGGTGATGTTCGGCAAGGCCATCGCCAAGGTCGGTGCCGATCCGGTGCGCCCCAGGCTCTATCAACGCATCGCCATCAACGCCCTGCCGTTCGCGTTCCGCGGGTCGGTGCTGTGGGTCGCCGCGCTGATCGGCGAGGAGATCTTCGACTCGCTGCAACGCCAGATGATGGACGATGACGAACTGCAGCCGGTGGTGCAGCGCCTGATGCGCATCCATGTCACCGAGGAGGCCCGCCACATCCAGTTCGCCCGCGACGGACTGCGCAAGCGCATGCCGACGATGTCGCGCGCCAAGCGGATGTGGGTGGGCAACCTCAACGGACTCGGCGGACCGTTCTTCCGGTTCCTGTTCACCAACAAGGTGCAGTATCACCGGGTCGGCCTGGACGGCCGGGCGGCGCGGCGGATGGCACGCCGGTCCCCGCACCGCCACCAGGTGCAGATCGCGGGCTTCGCCCCGCTGGCCTCGTTCCTGGAGGAGGTCGGCCTGATGGGCCCGATCGCGCGGCGGATGTGGCGGCGCAGCGGATTCCTGCCCGGCGGTGCGGTACAGCCGGCCGGGCGCGCCGAGATCGAGGAATCCGAGGACCTCTATGACGGACCCGCCACCATCGAGGGCCGGGTGTCCCGGGTCCGACTCACCGGCCACCTGGACCCGATCGATGGTCAGTACCACTGGCAGGGAACCGTTTTCGAGGCGCTGCCCGATGACGCACGCAATCCCCTGTCCATCACGATCGAAAACCGGTCCGCGTCGGCCCGGTTCACCGAACGCAGCCAGCAGGGTGGCTACTCGATCGCCGGCGTCGGCGTTCCGCCCTTCCCGCGGTAG
- a CDS encoding DUF5709 domain-containing protein — protein sequence MSAETPEEAEGYSIDDEDQLSQEDTLVDRGVDDVLDEGYSPPDRWQEPREHESLDERLADEQPDPALLDGDAIPDEQFGDDEVGARRSGRLVAPDAGFGEDSESDLLGSDVGIDGGAASAEEAAVHVIEE from the coding sequence ATGAGTGCAGAGACGCCGGAAGAGGCCGAGGGCTACAGCATCGACGACGAGGACCAGCTTTCCCAGGAAGACACCCTCGTGGATCGCGGCGTCGACGACGTGCTCGACGAGGGATATTCACCGCCCGACCGCTGGCAGGAGCCGCGCGAGCACGAATCGCTGGATGAGCGGCTGGCCGACGAGCAGCCGGATCCGGCACTCCTCGACGGTGATGCCATCCCCGACGAGCAGTTCGGCGATGACGAGGTCGGGGCCCGTCGTTCGGGCCGGCTGGTGGCACCGGATGCCGGTTTCGGCGAGGACAGCGAGTCCGATCTGCTGGGCAGCGACGTCGGTATCGACGGTGGCGCGGCGTCGGCCGAGGAGGCCGCGGTCCACGTCATCGAGGAGTAG
- a CDS encoding nitroreductase/quinone reductase family protein, translating to MTDWADEHLAMYLESGGAKGHILDLSEGGGRAFTTNCLIRYRGRTSGQTYVKPLIYGNFGGELVVVASKGGADVHPQWYNNIRASSTVDVQVATQAFEASWRELEDEERHEAWSYMTHLYPPYITYQQSTSRRIPLVALAVGRPIDIFTQHSA from the coding sequence ATGACCGACTGGGCCGACGAGCATCTGGCGATGTACCTCGAATCCGGCGGGGCCAAGGGCCACATCCTGGACCTGAGCGAAGGGGGCGGCCGCGCCTTCACCACCAACTGCCTGATCCGCTACCGGGGCCGCACGTCGGGCCAGACCTATGTCAAGCCGCTCATCTACGGAAACTTCGGCGGCGAACTCGTCGTGGTGGCCTCCAAGGGCGGCGCCGACGTTCATCCGCAGTGGTACAACAACATTCGGGCGAGTTCAACGGTCGACGTACAGGTCGCCACCCAGGCTTTCGAGGCGAGCTGGCGTGAGCTCGAGGATGAGGAGCGACACGAAGCCTGGTCGTATATGACCCACCTGTATCCGCCGTACATCACCTATCAGCAGTCGACGAGCCGCCGGATTCCACTGGTGGCGCTGGCCGTCGGCCGACCGATCGATATCTTCACGCAGCACAGCGCTTGA
- a CDS encoding nuclear transport factor 2 family protein, which produces MTDNLVDSLLDMERAGWDSLCDSTGSEFYGATMLADAVMVLANGMVMDRRTVVNALSESPPWRTYEISDVRCIPIDDANAALVYTGTAWRDGAEPAFRGVMSSVYHRTGDAWRLALYQQTQVP; this is translated from the coding sequence ATGACGGACAATCTGGTCGACTCACTGCTGGACATGGAACGCGCGGGCTGGGACTCGTTGTGCGACTCCACCGGATCGGAGTTCTACGGCGCGACGATGCTCGCGGACGCGGTCATGGTGCTGGCCAACGGGATGGTGATGGACCGCCGGACCGTGGTGAACGCGCTGTCCGAATCACCGCCGTGGCGCACCTACGAGATCAGCGATGTCCGGTGCATCCCGATCGACGACGCCAACGCGGCACTGGTCTACACCGGCACCGCGTGGCGCGACGGCGCGGAACCCGCGTTCCGGGGCGTCATGTCGAGCGTGTACCACCGCACCGGTGACGCGTGGCGGCTCGCGCTCTATCAGCAGACGCAGGTGCCGTGA
- a CDS encoding ROK family transcriptional regulator: MTSVGETFALIRGQGEITRAEIAARTGLSRTAVGARLAVLLETGLVVECQPAASTGGRPATQLSFNADAGVVLSVAIGISRTRLAVCNLAGTVLALADIDQEVALGPDDLMPDVVKGLDVLLEQFPGEPVYGVGLSLPGTVDAERGCSCGSAILRGWDGVALRPYFDSLPSLTGTPVVLDNDANAIALAERGDEDDVLVLKASSGMGAGIIAGGLLLRGAGQAAGEFGHNKIPAAQDVPCRCGDTGCLEAVAGGWAIVRALQQQGRPVRHLRDVAELANDGDPEARRMVRDSGRYVGEGIAPAVNLLNPALIVVAGDMAGVHEIFVAGLRETLYRNATAQATGALRVRPAAHGDRSATVGTATIVLDQVLSVAAIDAQSA, translated from the coding sequence GTGACCAGCGTCGGTGAGACATTTGCCCTGATCAGGGGGCAAGGCGAGATCACCCGCGCGGAGATCGCCGCGCGCACCGGACTGTCCCGCACCGCCGTGGGCGCAAGACTGGCGGTGCTCCTGGAGACCGGGCTGGTCGTCGAATGCCAACCGGCGGCCTCTACGGGCGGCCGTCCGGCCACCCAACTGAGCTTCAACGCCGACGCCGGTGTGGTGCTCTCGGTGGCCATCGGCATCAGCCGCACCCGGCTCGCGGTGTGCAACCTCGCGGGCACCGTTCTGGCGCTGGCCGATATCGACCAGGAGGTCGCGCTCGGCCCCGACGACCTGATGCCCGACGTGGTCAAGGGCCTGGACGTGCTGCTCGAACAGTTCCCGGGTGAGCCGGTCTACGGGGTCGGTCTGAGCCTGCCTGGCACGGTGGACGCCGAACGCGGCTGCAGCTGCGGATCGGCCATCCTGCGGGGCTGGGACGGCGTGGCGCTGCGGCCGTATTTCGATTCGCTGCCGTCCCTGACCGGCACGCCGGTGGTGCTCGACAACGACGCCAACGCCATCGCGCTCGCCGAACGCGGCGACGAGGACGATGTGCTGGTGCTGAAGGCCTCCAGCGGGATGGGCGCGGGCATCATCGCCGGCGGCCTGCTGCTGCGCGGAGCCGGTCAGGCCGCAGGCGAGTTCGGGCACAACAAGATTCCTGCCGCACAGGATGTTCCGTGCCGCTGCGGTGACACGGGCTGTCTGGAGGCGGTCGCCGGCGGCTGGGCCATCGTGCGCGCCCTGCAGCAGCAGGGGCGCCCGGTGCGGCACCTGCGCGATGTGGCCGAACTCGCCAATGACGGCGACCCGGAGGCCCGCCGGATGGTCCGCGACAGCGGCCGCTATGTGGGGGAGGGCATCGCCCCGGCGGTCAACCTGCTCAACCCGGCGCTGATCGTGGTGGCCGGCGATATGGCCGGCGTGCACGAGATCTTCGTCGCGGGACTACGGGAGACGTTGTACCGCAACGCGACTGCGCAGGCCACCGGTGCGCTGCGGGTGCGTCCGGCGGCTCATGGTGACCGGTCGGCCACGGTCGGCACCGCCACCATCGTGCTCGATCAGGTGCTCAGCGTGGCGGCCATCGACGCGCAGAGCGCCTGA
- a CDS encoding phage holin family protein, with translation MNFLLRAALTGVALWVVTLVVPGVSILGGDSTLQRAGIIFVVAVVFGLVNAVIKPIVQFISIPLYILTLGLIHIVINALMLWITSWITEHTTHWGLFIEDFWWTAIWAAIVLSIVSWLLSLVAGDAKKAVQ, from the coding sequence ATGAATTTTCTGCTGCGCGCCGCACTGACCGGAGTCGCGTTGTGGGTGGTGACCCTCGTGGTGCCCGGCGTCAGCATCCTCGGGGGCGATTCCACCCTGCAACGGGCCGGCATCATCTTCGTCGTCGCGGTGGTCTTCGGGCTCGTCAATGCGGTGATCAAGCCCATCGTGCAGTTCATTTCGATACCGCTTTACATCCTGACCCTCGGCTTGATCCACATCGTCATCAACGCCCTGATGCTCTGGATCACCTCGTGGATCACCGAACACACCACGCACTGGGGCCTGTTCATCGAGGATTTCTGGTGGACCGCGATCTGGGCCGCGATCGTGCTGTCCATCGTCAGCTGGCTACTGTCCCTGGTGGCCGGTGATGCGAAAAAGGCTGTGCAGTAA
- a CDS encoding MFS transporter encodes MTRPHVVSGTAATMTIVATGLGASITAADPVILSANISAVRDGLELSPGTASFVASVATLSLAAGVLGAGALGDKYGMRRMFSLGLMGTVVFGVLAASAPNAGVLIAARAGVGLAFALQLGLALAIVNVVFPPERRATAISLHLGAGFVAAVPMPAIGSLLAEHFGWRTCFLVAPVLALIALAMVRRYVPETPRAERRLDVVGLLLVAVALSGTVFGLSRLQSGLNAGVIGSLAVGLVAAVAFVIFERRTPSPALDLRIFSSGPFNAAVFAGIAFNFLSGGVTVLLAFYLVAVRGESPTVLGLLMAPAALLSAVAAAAAGRAAVRLGQRGVLVGGLVLLVAGLLVVTRLGEQSSLWLLFAAVAFNAVGAAVVETIEATVMLQTAPVELSGAVAAVKSAVGQAAYSMGPALFALIGTSVFVHSAAGKLAGSGISEEQAREALRAAHGGAGSAAGTNVLDPQRAREVVDGAHASMIDAIHTLGWTLTAVPLAAIVAALILMRPARA; translated from the coding sequence GTGACCCGTCCGCACGTGGTGTCCGGCACCGCCGCGACGATGACGATTGTGGCGACGGGCCTGGGCGCCAGCATCACCGCGGCGGATCCGGTGATCCTGTCGGCGAACATCTCGGCGGTCCGGGACGGGCTGGAGCTGTCGCCGGGCACCGCCAGCTTCGTCGCCAGCGTGGCCACCCTGTCCCTGGCGGCGGGCGTGCTCGGAGCCGGCGCACTCGGGGACAAGTACGGCATGAGGCGGATGTTCTCGCTCGGCCTGATGGGCACGGTCGTGTTCGGTGTGCTGGCCGCCTCGGCGCCGAACGCCGGGGTGCTGATCGCCGCCCGCGCCGGGGTGGGACTGGCATTCGCCCTGCAACTGGGATTGGCGCTGGCCATCGTCAACGTCGTCTTCCCGCCCGAGCGCCGGGCCACCGCCATCTCGTTGCACCTGGGGGCCGGGTTCGTCGCTGCGGTGCCGATGCCGGCGATTGGGTCACTGCTCGCCGAACACTTCGGTTGGCGCACCTGCTTTCTGGTGGCCCCCGTCCTGGCGCTGATCGCGCTGGCCATGGTGCGCAGGTACGTGCCGGAGACACCACGCGCCGAGCGCCGACTCGACGTGGTCGGTCTGCTGCTGGTGGCCGTCGCACTGTCGGGGACGGTCTTCGGGCTTTCCCGGCTGCAGAGCGGTCTGAACGCGGGCGTGATCGGGTCGCTGGCCGTCGGGCTGGTCGCCGCGGTCGCCTTCGTGATCTTCGAACGACGCACGCCCAGCCCCGCACTGGATCTGCGCATATTCTCCTCCGGGCCGTTCAATGCCGCCGTCTTCGCCGGCATCGCCTTCAACTTCCTCAGCGGCGGCGTGACGGTCCTGCTGGCCTTCTACCTCGTCGCCGTCCGCGGCGAATCACCCACTGTGCTCGGTCTTCTCATGGCGCCCGCCGCGCTGCTGTCGGCCGTCGCGGCCGCGGCGGCCGGCCGGGCCGCGGTGCGACTGGGGCAGCGCGGCGTGCTCGTCGGCGGGCTGGTGTTGCTGGTCGCGGGACTGCTGGTGGTCACCCGGCTCGGCGAGCAGAGCTCACTGTGGTTGCTGTTCGCGGCGGTGGCCTTCAACGCCGTCGGCGCGGCCGTCGTCGAGACCATCGAGGCCACCGTCATGCTGCAGACCGCGCCGGTGGAGCTGAGCGGCGCGGTCGCCGCGGTGAAAAGCGCTGTCGGACAAGCGGCGTACTCGATGGGGCCGGCGCTGTTCGCGCTGATCGGCACCAGCGTCTTCGTGCACTCCGCTGCCGGCAAGCTCGCCGGCAGCGGGATCAGCGAAGAGCAGGCGCGCGAGGCGTTGCGGGCGGCCCACGGCGGGGCCGGTTCGGCCGCGGGCACCAACGTGCTGGACCCACAGCGGGCCCGTGAGGTGGTCGACGGCGCGCACGCGAGCATGATCGACGCCATCCATACGCTCGGCTGGACGCTGACCGCGGTGCCGCTGGCGGCCATCGTGGCGGCGCTGATCCTGATGAGGCCTGCCCGTGCCTGA
- a CDS encoding LLM class flavin-dependent oxidoreductase yields the protein MRFTYAEAMTDPKYYIPLAKAADEAGYHGMTIADSVAYPKVSDSTYPYTEDGNREFLDGKSFIETFALIGALSAVTTKLQFNVFVLKLPIRPPALVAKQAGSLAAMFDNRLNLGVGTSPWPEDYEIMGVPYARRGKRMDECIDVIRGLTSGDYFEYHGEFYDFPSFKMTPAPTKPIPILIGGHADAALKRAARNDGWMHGGGDPAELDPLLAKLKKYREEEERIGLADEFQIHVISIDGFTLDGVKRLEDKGVTDVIVGFRIPYIMGQDTEPLDDKIRNLEWFAENVIAKANG from the coding sequence ATGCGGTTCACCTATGCGGAAGCCATGACCGATCCCAAGTACTACATCCCGTTGGCGAAAGCCGCCGACGAGGCCGGGTACCACGGGATGACCATCGCCGACAGCGTCGCCTACCCCAAGGTCTCGGACTCGACATATCCCTACACCGAGGACGGCAACCGCGAATTTCTCGACGGCAAGTCGTTCATCGAGACCTTCGCGCTCATCGGGGCATTGTCCGCGGTGACGACGAAACTCCAGTTCAACGTCTTCGTGCTCAAGCTGCCGATCCGGCCGCCGGCGCTGGTCGCCAAGCAGGCCGGTTCGCTCGCGGCGATGTTCGACAACCGCCTCAACCTCGGTGTAGGCACCAGCCCGTGGCCGGAGGACTACGAGATCATGGGCGTGCCGTACGCACGCCGCGGTAAGCGGATGGACGAGTGCATCGACGTCATCCGCGGGCTCACCTCCGGTGACTACTTTGAGTATCACGGCGAGTTCTACGACTTCCCGTCCTTCAAGATGACCCCGGCGCCCACCAAGCCGATCCCGATCCTGATCGGTGGGCACGCGGACGCCGCGCTCAAGCGCGCCGCGCGCAACGACGGCTGGATGCACGGTGGCGGCGATCCCGCGGAGCTCGACCCACTGCTGGCCAAGCTGAAGAAGTACCGGGAGGAAGAGGAACGCATCGGCCTGGCCGACGAGTTCCAGATCCACGTCATCTCGATCGACGGTTTCACCCTGGACGGCGTCAAGCGCCTGGAGGACAAGGGCGTCACCGATGTCATCGTGGGCTTCCGGATTCCTTACATCATGGGACAGGACACCGAGCCGCTCGACGACAAGATCCGCAACTTGGAGTGGTTCGCCGAAAATGTGATCGCCAAGGCCAACGGGTAG
- the cobF gene encoding precorrin-6A synthase (deacetylating), which yields MRTIHVIGIGAGDPDYVTAQAISALNDTQVFFAMDKGDAKDDLVALRRLICERFIDEPGYRFVALPDPKRAPATDGPAYEQAVSDWHAARAALWARAIETELGPDGVGAFLAWGDPSLYDSTLRILDRVAEHVEFDFDVIPGITAIQALTARHRIPLNDIGEAVLITTGRRLRDEGVHGAAVVMLDGECSFLRTLPDTRIWWGAYLGTPDELLVHGTVGEVGEQIAEMRAAARERHGWIMDIYLLRTAD from the coding sequence GTGCGCACAATTCATGTCATCGGTATCGGTGCGGGCGATCCCGACTACGTGACGGCGCAGGCCATCTCGGCGCTCAATGACACGCAGGTCTTCTTCGCCATGGACAAGGGCGACGCCAAGGACGATCTGGTCGCACTGCGGCGGCTCATCTGCGAGCGGTTCATCGACGAACCCGGCTACCGGTTCGTCGCACTGCCGGACCCCAAGAGGGCCCCGGCGACCGACGGGCCCGCCTACGAGCAGGCCGTCAGCGACTGGCACGCCGCGCGCGCCGCGCTGTGGGCGCGGGCCATCGAGACCGAACTCGGCCCCGACGGAGTCGGGGCATTCCTGGCCTGGGGCGACCCGTCGCTGTATGACAGCACGCTGCGCATCCTGGACCGCGTCGCCGAGCATGTGGAATTCGACTTCGACGTGATTCCCGGCATCACCGCCATCCAGGCGCTCACCGCGCGGCATCGCATCCCGCTCAACGATATTGGCGAGGCCGTCCTCATCACCACCGGTCGCCGGCTGCGGGATGAGGGTGTGCACGGGGCGGCCGTGGTGATGCTCGACGGCGAATGTTCGTTCCTGCGTACCCTGCCCGACACCCGGATCTGGTGGGGTGCCTACCTCGGCACGCCCGACGAGTTGCTCGTCCACGGCACCGTCGGCGAGGTGGGTGAGCAGATCGCCGAAATGCGCGCCGCGGCAAGGGAACGGCACGGCTGGATCATGGACATCTACCTGCTGCGCACGGCAGACTGA